The genomic segment AGTAAAAGCACTAAAAATCGAATTTTGTCATTTGCATCCAGCTTTAGCTGGATGTTATTGATAAGTTATAGAAATGGCTTTAGCAAAAGCTCTCTTTATCTTTAAAAACTGTTTGACTAAAACCAATAATACTAAAAAATATATTTGTAATGAATTAAAACTCATTGGTATTGAGTTTTTCATTAAAAAAATCACTTAATAAAGTGTTCTGAATTCACTAATTGTATTGTTTTTATTCGTGAATTTGTGGTAATTTTGTAAGCATATATACCAACCTTAAAACACAAACTGACCTAATTAACGTAAATACAGTCAATAAACTGACTGAATTAATATAAATACAGTCATTTTTATGATTATTTGTAAGTTCACAACAAAAAATAACTCCCAATTTTCTCCAAATAATCTTCCTATTTCAGTTCCAAAAAAACAAATAAAATCCTTAATTTTGCAATTCAATTTTCGAAAGTAAATGAATATCCAAAATACCATAGAAGCCAAAGTAAAAGAAGGCTTTTTAGCATTATATACTATAGAAATTCCGACTGTGGAATTTCAAGCAACCAGAAAAGAATTTGAAGGAGATATTACAGTCGTGGTTTTTCCAATGTTGCGCTATAAAAAAGGAAACCCTGTACAAATAGGAGAAGATTTAGGAAAATATGTTGTTGAAAATGTCCCAGAAATTACCAACTACAATGTTGTAAAAGGTTTTTTAAATTTGGTAATTGAGGATGCTTTTTACACAAACTTCTTCAATTCTATATATACTGATGCAAATTTCGGTATTGTTTCGCCAAAAGCAGATGAAAAAGCAATAATGGTGGAATATTCTTCGCCAAACACCAACAAGCCTTTACATTTAGGGCATGTTCGTAATAATTTATTAGGCTACTCTGTTGCTGAAATTATAAAAGCAGCTGGAAAAAAAGTGTACAAAACACAAATTATAAACGATAGAGGTATTCATATCTGTAAATCGATGTTGGCTTGGAAAAAGTTTGGAAATGGAGAAACTCCAGAATCTTCTGGTTTAAAAGGAGATAAATTGGTTGGAAATTATTACGTAAAATTCGACAAAGAATATAAAAAAGAAATTGGCAACTTAGTTGCATCAGGTATTTCTGAAGAAGATGCAAAAAAACAAGCGCCACTTCTAATGGAAGCACAAGAAATGTTACAAAAATGGGAAGCTGGAGATGAAAAAGTAGTTGCTCTTTGGAAAACTATGAACTCTTGGGTTTATAAAGGTTTTGATGTTACTTACAAAAATATGGGAGTTAATTTTGACACGTTATATTATGAAAGTGATACGTATTTATTGGGAAAAGATGTAGTTGCACAAGGTTTAGAAAAAGGTGTTTTCTATAAAAAAGAAGATGGTTCTGTTTGGTGCGATTTAACAGATGATGGTTTAGATGAAAAAATTGTATTGCGTTCAGACGGAACAGCAGTGTATATGACACAAGATATTGGAACTGCGATACAGCGTGTAAAAGATTTCCCAGATGTTGGTGGAATGGTTTATACTGTTGGAAATGAGCAGGATTATCATTTTCAAGTCTTGTTTTTAATATTGAAGAAATTAGGTTTCGATTGGGCTAAACAATTACATCATTTAAGTTACGGAATGGTAGATTTACCTTCTGGAAAAATGAAATCGAGAGAAGGAACTGTGGTAGATGCTGATGATTTAATGGTAGAAATGACAACTACAGCCAAAGAAATATCTGAGGAATTAGGAAAATTAGACGGATATTCTAATGAGGAAAAAAACGAATTATACAAAACCATTGGTTTAGGAGCTTTAAAATATTTTATTTTAAAAGTAGACCCGAAAAAAAGAATTTTGTTCGACCCAAAAAGTTCTGTAGATTTTCAAGGAAATACTGGACCTTTTATTCAGTATACGTATGCTAGAATTCAATCTATAATTAGAAAAGCAGATTTTGATTACTCTAAACCAGTTTCGATTGAATTACATGAAAAAGAAAAAGAATTATTGAAACAATTGGAGTTGTTTCCAGAGATAATTCAGCAAGCAGCAGCCAATTATTCGCCTGCAGTTATTGCAAATTACACGTATGATTTGGTAAAAGAATTCAATTCTTTTTATCAAAATGTATCAATTTTAGGAGAAGAAAATCAAGATAAAAAAGTATTTAGAGTACAATTGGCTAAGAAAGTAGCAGATACAATTAAGTCTGCATTTTCGTTGTTGGGGATTCAAGTTCCAGAGAGAATGTAGAAAATAAGTCAACAGTTGCAATATGCAGTTGGCAGTAAGGACAAAAGTTAGTAAATTAGCAAGCGTTAAGGATTGAACGATTTGTTTGAGCTCTTTTTTATTCTTTTTTGAATAAAAAAAGCGAGTAGAGAAAGCCTGTTAAAACGCCCAAATAAATATTGAAAAATTAAATAATTAAAAGATTGAAATTGTATTGAATCTTTTAATTTTAAATCTTTAAATAAAGAAAAATGAAATACGACATCATTATTATCGGAAGTGGACCTGGAGGTTACGTAACTGGAATTAGAGCAAGTCAATTAGGCTTTAAAGTTGCAATTGTAGAAAAGGAATCTTTAGGTGGAATTTGCTTAAATTGGGGGTGTATTCCAACAAAAGCTTTGTTAAAATCGGCACAAGTGTACGATTATTTAAAACATGTAGATGAATATGGTTTAAAAGCAGAAGCAATTGATAAAGATTTTGATGCTGTAATTAAAAGAAGTCGTGGTGTTGCAGATGGAATGAGCAAAGGTGTTGCTTTTTTAATGAAGAAAAACAAAATCGACATTATTAACGGTTTTGGAAAAATTAAAACAGGAAAAAAAGTAGATGTTACTGCTGAAGATGGAAAAGTAACAGAATATAGCGCAGACAATATTATTATTGCAACTGGTGCTCGTTCTAGAGAATTACCAAACTTACCTCAAGATGGTAAAAAAGTAATTGGATACAGACAAGCAATGACATTGCCAAGCCAACCAAAATCTATGATTGTTGTAGGTTCTGGTGCAATTGGTGTTGAGTTTGCGCATTTTTACAATGCTATGGGAACTGAGGTTACCATTGTAGAATACATGCCAAATGTAGTACCTGTAGAAGATATTGATATCTCTAAACAATTTGAGCGCTCCATTAAAAAAGCAGGAATTAAAGTAATGACAAATTCTTCAGTAGAATCTGTAGATACTTCTGGTGAAGGCGTTGTTGCAACTGTAAAAACTAAAAAAGGTGAGGAAACTTTAAAAGCAGATATTTTATTATCGGCAGTTGGAATTAAATCGAATATAGAAAATATTGGTTTAGAAGATGTTGGAATTATTACTGACAGAGATAAAATTTTGGTAAACGATTATTACCAAACAAATATTCCTGGCTATTATGCAATTGGAGATGTGGTTCCTGGGCAAGCCTTGGCACACGTTGCTTCTGCTGAAGGAATTACTTGTGTAGAGAAATTAGCAGGTTTACATACAGAAGCAATTGATTATGGAAACGTTCCTGGTTGTACTTATGCAACTCCAGAAATTGCATCTGTTGGTATGACAGAAGCAAAAGCAAAAGAGGCTGGTTACGATTTAAAAGTTGGTAAATTCCCATTTTCTGCTTCTGGAAAAGCAAAAGCGGCTGGAACTCCAGACGGTTTTGTAAAAGTTATTTTTGATGCAAAATATGGTGAGTGGTTAGGTTGCCACATGATTGGTGCTGGTGTTACAGATATGATTGCAGAAGCCGTTTTAGGACGTAAGTTAGAAACTACTGGGCATGAAGTGTTAAAGACAATTCACCCACACCCAACTATGAGTGAAGCTGTAATGGAAGCTGTTGCAGATGCTTATGATGAAGTGATTCATTTGTAGTGTTTTAAACGCAAAGACGCAAAGTTCGCAAAGGATTTTTATTTTATATCTTTATTAAAATATAAAAAACAGATTTTATAAAACGTTTTGTAAAAATTCTCACTAACTTTCTTAAAAAAGACTTTTCAACGATAAAATAGATACATTTGTCGAAAAACCGAAGTAATTTGCTTCGGTTTTTTTGTATCTTTAAATTATTATAATAACAATCCAAAAAAAAAAGAATTAAAATGAGAACAAAATATCGAAGTGTTTTAGATTTAGGAGAACAGTTAAATATTAAAGATGGTGATGTAAAAGAAGAAAACGGACAATTAAAAGTTTGGGGATTTGCAAAAACACCTTATGAGAAAGACTTAATTTGGGACGAAATTAAAAAAATTGGTGGAGAAAACCCAACTGATATTATGGCAGATATAAAAATAGAAGACGATTCTATTTACGCAAGACATACTGTAGAAAAAGGAGAAACTTTAGGAAAAATTGCAAAAAAATATTATGGAAAAGCTTCTAAATATACCGAAATATTTAAAGCCAATGGAAACATCTTAAAAAACCCAGATGTTATTCATCCAGGACAGGAATTAGTAATTCCTAACTTGTAGGAATTTACTTTTTTAGCATATGAAAACCGAAGCAAATTGTTTCGGTTTTTTTGTATCTTTAAATAAGCGATTTTTGCAATCCCTTCTCAATGTTTTTCCAAAAGTAATTCCAAAACGATTTTGTTTGGTCTCTTTCTAATTTTTCTACTTTAGTTTTTACCATTCCCTGTTTAGAAGTATCTTTTACAAAAAGATTCGCTAACCAGCTTAAAAACTTCTTTTTATTCTTTTGCTTATCTAAAATCTTAATATTAAAATTTTTAAAATCAATATTTAATTTTCCGTTGGAAACGGAATTATTTCCTTCAAAATCGAAAAACATCTCATTAATATAACCATCCATTTTTACGTTATAAGCAGGTAAAATAAAAGAACTCATATTTTTAGAATTCACATGAAACAAACTTCCTGAAATTCTAAAATCATCGTTTTTATTGTTGATATCGAAACTCCATCTTATTTTTAAAGCTGAGTCGGTCATGAACTTCGATTGAATATCTACAACTGTAAATTTTTCTGTTTTGTACTCACTGTTATTTATATTTTTTATTTGAGCATTCAATTCATCAAAAACTAAAATTCCTGGTTTGTGGTTTTTCTTTGTTTGCTCTTCATAAATTAATTTAGAGTCTTTAATATCTAAACTTTTTACATCAATTTTAAAAGGTAAATCACGTAAACTTTTACTGTACAAAGGCTTGAACTTTTTGGAAGCTTCTAAAACTGAAGCATTCAAATACAAATCGAAAAAAACATTGTCTACCAAAATATGATTTGCCGAAAAAGATAAATTGGGCTCCTCTTCTATTTTAATATCAGAAATTTTAATTTGCTTTGCAACCAAGTCTAACAACTCCTTTTCGTAAGGGAGATGATAAATATAATTTTTTCTAGATTTTAAAGGTACAATTTGTAAGCTATCGATAACAATATCATTATTTTTAAATTCGAATTTCTTAAACTTTATTGCTTGAACTTCGGATGTTTTTTTCTCGAAATTGTCTATTTCCACAAAAAGATTATCGTAAGAGAAAGGGATTTTTTTATGGCTGTTTGCAGATAAATCAAAATCGCTAATTTCTATATTAATATTTGCCATTTTTATGGGATAAGACGCTGCATCCACAACAGAAACATTCAAATTATTTACAATTATTGATTCTATAAAAATCTCTTCCTTTTTATGTTGAAGTGTATCTTTTTTTGAAATTGGTTTTGAAGTTTTTTTGGGTAATTTCCCTTCAATTGAAGAGGTGCTGACTTTAACTTCTCCAATTGAAATTTTATCATTTATTAAAAAGGAATAATAGGAAAAGTCGCTTACAGAAATCGTATTTGACTGAAATTTTAAACTATCTTTAGAAAGTTCTACATTATTAATAGCTACATTTCCGAATAAAACATTTACAGAAATATCTCCAGAATATTCAAAGCCTTTTTCTGTTATTTTTTGTTGAAGAACTTCATCAATTTTATTTTTTGCATAAAAATTCAATCCAAATAAAACAATCGCTATAATTGAAATTACAACTAAAAATTTCTTGTAAAATAACTTTGTTATCTTCATAAAAACTGCAATTATTTCGCTCTTTAATTTAGAAAATGAAGATACAGAAATAAATAATTATTTTTAGATTAAAGTTTAAAAAACAGTATTTTTACCTTGTATAATTAAATTATGAATTCAAAAGAATATTATAAAACAAAAAACGAAAAGTTTATAAGCTATTGGAAGATAAAAAGAGAAAAACGACTTAAATTCTCGTTTCTTCAAACTATTTATTTTGTGCTACCTTTTTGTATAATTATGGAATTATTTGAAATATCAGATGGAAATAAAGGTTTCCTAACTCTTAAATTTCTAGTGATATTTGTTATTCTGTTTATTATTTATTTTTTATTCACCTATTATTTTACCTATAAAAATCAAGAAAGAAGATTTCAAAATATAATAAAACAGCCTCAAAATTTTGATCACTAACAAAAAACAATTTTCCATAGAAATTCTAAAAGCGCTTATAAAATTGATTTTTGCTGGGGTTTTAATTGGTTTATTAAAACAATATGATGCAATTATTGCAGGGATTTTAATTCTAAAAATTATTCATAATATTTACAAAGAGATTATAAAACCAAAAACGAATAAGAATTGGTTGTTATTGGTAGGAATGTTATTAACTGGTTTTGGAGGAATTGTTGGTGAAACTTGGGGTGTAAACAATGGTTATTGGGAATATCATAAAGTTACAAGAGAACTGCCTTTATGGTTACCTTTTGCTTGGATGTTGGCTTTCCATTATTTATACAAATTAGAGCGAAATTTAATTCCTCTTTTGAAAAACCAAACTCAGAAAAATAAAATTATTTTGGCAATTATTTTGGCTTTAATTCTTCCTGCTTTTGGTGAAGTTATAACTATTTATTTAGGAGTTTGGACGTATTATTGGCCTTACCAACTTTTTGGAGTTCCTTTATATGCTTTTATTTGCTTAGTTTTTGTCCACATGTTAGTGTACACCATTTTACATTTTATTTGTAAAAAATATAAAATTAATGATGTTGTTTTTAATTGATTATTTCACAGAGATTCACAGAAAAAAAAGACACAGATTTCACGGATTACACAGATTATTACCTGTTATTAATTCAGATGATGACTGCCAACTGATAACTGCCAACTGAATACTGAATACTGCCTACTGAAACCTCCAACAAACTATCCTCGTTACTTTATTTCCTTGACTTAATGGAATTACTTTAAACTCAATTACGCCCAATTTTTTGGATGATTTTTCTAAACTCTCTACATTTTCCTTTTTAGAAACCAAGCTTGTAAACCATTTACTTGACGTTTTGTATAAAGAACTTTCATATAAATAATTATGCAAAAATGCTTTTTCGCCTCCAACATACCATAATTCGTTGTTGTTTCCAGAGAAATTTCGAACAGCACTATTTCCTAAATTTCTATTTTTACGCTTGTTTGCACCTTGTGCTTCTTCTGCAGATTTGTAAAAAGGCGGATTACACATGGTTGCCAAAAATGAGTCTTCACCCTCAATAACTCCTTTTAAAATATTGTTTTCATCAAATTGCTGACGTAAAGTAATATTTTGCTCCAATTTATTATCGTCTATAATATCTTGTGCTGTGTCCAAAGAATCTAAATCGATATCTGTAGCCACGAAATTCCAATTATATTCTGCAACTCCTAAAAGCGGATAAATACAGGTTGCTCCTGTTCCAATATCTAATATTTTTATGTTTTTTTCATCAGCAAGTAAATCTGCCAAATGATGTATGTAATCTAGTCGCCCAGGAATTGGCGGACATAAATTTTCGTCAGGAAAATCCCAAACAGAAATTTTATCAAAAGAAAACAGTAAACCTTTATTGAGTTCTTTTACAGCTTTTGGATTCGAAAAATCAATAGTTGTTGTTCCATATTTGTTTTCTGAAACAAATTCTTTTAAAGGTGGATTTACTTTTATTAATTCATTAAAATTATATCCTTTATTAAATTTATTTTTTGGGTGCAATCCTTTGTCTTTCATGTTTGTTGATTGTAATGATGATGATTAGTGATAAAAAAGTAACACAGATTTCACTGATTTTCATTGATAAAATAGATATGCTTTTAAATTTAATTTTATAAAACATAAAAGTTCGTGCTAATTCGTGAAATTCGTATCTTATTTTTACCACAAACATCTGTGAAAATCCGTGAAATCTGTGTCTAAAAAATTAAATCTCTAAAATCGTAAACTCTAATTTTAAAGGTTTTAACGATTTCTTTAAAGCATCGATAAAATCTTCACCATATTCTAAATAATATTCAGAAAAATTACGTTGTCTTTCTTCTAAACTTTGGTTTGGTAAAATTTGGTTTTGCAATGCTGTAATTCTTTTTACCAAATCGTTTTGTCTTCTTTTTTCTGCTTTTAACAAACGTTTTTCTAAATTTTGTAATCCTTTTATTTGTTTTACTTCTTGGGCTTTTACAGCACCAATAAAAGAAACATCTGTTTTTTCTGCGACTTGTTTTAATTCGGCAAACTGTTCTTCTAAATAATTTATTTTATCATTGAAACTAATCTTAATATCAGAATTTTCTACTACTTTTTTGGATAGTAATTTATGCTGATTCAAAAATAACTCTTCATGAGAAATATTTAAATTATTTAATTTTTTTTGTTGTTTTGTAGAAATCACTTGTACAGAATTTCGCAACAATAAAATAGGAAAAGGAATAGTTACTTTCTTAAAATAGTTCTTTAACTCAAACCAATATGCCATTTCTCCTCCTCCTCCAATGTAACATAAGTTTGGTAAAATAACCTCTTGGTATAAGGGTCGCATAATTACGTTTGGCGAAAATGCTAAAGGATTTTTAGCTACTTCTTTTAAAATTTCATCTTTAGAAAAAGTGATTTCAGTATTGTTTACTTTGTAAATTCCATCTTCAAAAACAATACGTTCACGAGAGCTTTCACTCAAATAAAACAAATTTATCTCCCTTGGATTTACTTGTATTTTATATTCCTTTTCTAATTTTGTAATCGTTTTAGAAACTTCGTTAAACGAAGTTTCATGCTCTAATTCGTCTTTTACAAACGGAATAAATAGTTCTTTTAAAGTTGTATCATCACCATCAATAATTACCAAACCGTATTCTTTAAACAATTCGTTGGCAATAAAACGAGTGGCATCTGCTAAATTATTGTGTTCTAAATATCCTTTTTTAAAAAGTGCTTTTAATTGCTCTGCATTTTTAGAATTCCCTAATTGATTCGAAAAAACTTCAAAAACAGTTTCTAAACCTTCTGTGGAAAATCGCCCAACTGCGCCACCATCTTTTCTGTTCCACAATACTTTTTTTCCTTCGAAATTGAAGTAATTAATCTCGTCAAAATCATGGTCTTCTGTTGCCATCCAATAAATAGGAACGAAATTTTTATCTGTAAATTTTTCTGATAATTCTTCCGCTAAATTAATCGCAGAAATAATTTTATATAAGAAATACAAAGGACCTGTAAATAAATTTAATTGATGTCCTGTTGTTATCGTAAATGTATTTTGCTGTTTTAATAAGGCTATATTTTCTTTCGTTTTTTCTGAAACTGCATTGTCATTTAGAGCGGAGTCGAGAAATTTATATTGATTTTCCAGTGCATTTACCAAGGTCAATCTCGATTGTAACCTGTAAGATTTTTGTTTTTCTTCGATCTGATTATGGAAACCTGTAATATCTGGAAAATTATTATAAAATGGTTTTATCGTTTCTTTTTGCTCTAAATAATCGAGCATTGTTTTAGAGAAAAAACCAGTGTTTTTAAAAGGAATTTGTGTTACTTTCATTATATAATAACACTTTTAAAGCAACAATTAATTTCTGATGTTAGGTGCATTTGGCTCATTTAATTTTTTATAAAAATACGAATATTTTATGCTTTGTCGGAACTTCATTTTCAATCTAACAAAGTTTTAACAACTAAAAAAAGAGTTTTAAAATATTAAAAAAAATAATCCTTACTTTTGGTTTTCTAATCCGTTACTTACACATGAAAATTAAAGCATTTTTAGTCGTTCTTGTTCTTTTTACAGGAACCCTTTTTTCTCAAACTTTACAATCTCCATCCGAATTTTTAGGCTATGAAATTGGTTCTCGTTTTACGAGACATCACAGGGTTGTAGACTATTTCCAATATGTTAGCAACACTTTATCGAACGTTAAAATGGAAAAATACGGAGAAACAAACGAACACAGACCTTTGTATTTGAGTTATATTTCTTCACAGGAAAACATCAATAATTTAGGTCAAATTAGAAAAGAAAATCTTTCTCAAACTGGAATAGTTTCTGGGAATGCTACTAATAAAAAAGCCATTGTTTGGCTAAGCTACAACGTTCATGGAAATGAGGCTTCAAGTACAGAAGCGGCTATGTTAACACTTTATGAATTGGTTACCAATAAAAAAGATTGGTTAAAAAACACGATTGTAATTATAGACCCATGTGTAAATCCTGATGGAAGAGACAGATATGTAAATTGGTACAATCAAGTTAAAAGTATGCCTTTTAATATAGATCAAAACGCAAAAGAGCACAAAGAACCTTGGCCCTCTGGAAGACCAAATCATTATTTATTTGATTTAAATAGAGACTGGGCTTGGGTTACACAAGTAGAATCTGCACAAAGAATTAAAATGTACAATAAGTGGATGCCACATGTTCATGTCGATTTTCATGAGCAATATATTAACAATCCTTATTATTTTGCGCCTGCTGCAGAACCTTTTCACGAAATAATTACGGATTGGCAACGTGATTTTCAAACTCAAA from the Polaribacter cellanae genome contains:
- the argS gene encoding arginine--tRNA ligase, encoding MNIQNTIEAKVKEGFLALYTIEIPTVEFQATRKEFEGDITVVVFPMLRYKKGNPVQIGEDLGKYVVENVPEITNYNVVKGFLNLVIEDAFYTNFFNSIYTDANFGIVSPKADEKAIMVEYSSPNTNKPLHLGHVRNNLLGYSVAEIIKAAGKKVYKTQIINDRGIHICKSMLAWKKFGNGETPESSGLKGDKLVGNYYVKFDKEYKKEIGNLVASGISEEDAKKQAPLLMEAQEMLQKWEAGDEKVVALWKTMNSWVYKGFDVTYKNMGVNFDTLYYESDTYLLGKDVVAQGLEKGVFYKKEDGSVWCDLTDDGLDEKIVLRSDGTAVYMTQDIGTAIQRVKDFPDVGGMVYTVGNEQDYHFQVLFLILKKLGFDWAKQLHHLSYGMVDLPSGKMKSREGTVVDADDLMVEMTTTAKEISEELGKLDGYSNEEKNELYKTIGLGALKYFILKVDPKKRILFDPKSSVDFQGNTGPFIQYTYARIQSIIRKADFDYSKPVSIELHEKEKELLKQLELFPEIIQQAAANYSPAVIANYTYDLVKEFNSFYQNVSILGEENQDKKVFRVQLAKKVADTIKSAFSLLGIQVPERM
- the lpdA gene encoding dihydrolipoyl dehydrogenase — encoded protein: MKYDIIIIGSGPGGYVTGIRASQLGFKVAIVEKESLGGICLNWGCIPTKALLKSAQVYDYLKHVDEYGLKAEAIDKDFDAVIKRSRGVADGMSKGVAFLMKKNKIDIINGFGKIKTGKKVDVTAEDGKVTEYSADNIIIATGARSRELPNLPQDGKKVIGYRQAMTLPSQPKSMIVVGSGAIGVEFAHFYNAMGTEVTIVEYMPNVVPVEDIDISKQFERSIKKAGIKVMTNSSVESVDTSGEGVVATVKTKKGEETLKADILLSAVGIKSNIENIGLEDVGIITDRDKILVNDYYQTNIPGYYAIGDVVPGQALAHVASAEGITCVEKLAGLHTEAIDYGNVPGCTYATPEIASVGMTEAKAKEAGYDLKVGKFPFSASGKAKAAGTPDGFVKVIFDAKYGEWLGCHMIGAGVTDMIAEAVLGRKLETTGHEVLKTIHPHPTMSEAVMEAVADAYDEVIHL
- a CDS encoding LysM peptidoglycan-binding domain-containing protein, which produces MRTKYRSVLDLGEQLNIKDGDVKEENGQLKVWGFAKTPYEKDLIWDEIKKIGGENPTDIMADIKIEDDSIYARHTVEKGETLGKIAKKYYGKASKYTEIFKANGNILKNPDVIHPGQELVIPNL
- the rlmF gene encoding 23S rRNA (adenine(1618)-N(6))-methyltransferase RlmF, encoding MKDKGLHPKNKFNKGYNFNELIKVNPPLKEFVSENKYGTTTIDFSNPKAVKELNKGLLFSFDKISVWDFPDENLCPPIPGRLDYIHHLADLLADEKNIKILDIGTGATCIYPLLGVAEYNWNFVATDIDLDSLDTAQDIIDDNKLEQNITLRQQFDENNILKGVIEGEDSFLATMCNPPFYKSAEEAQGANKRKNRNLGNSAVRNFSGNNNELWYVGGEKAFLHNYLYESSLYKTSSKWFTSLVSKKENVESLEKSSKKLGVIEFKVIPLSQGNKVTRIVCWRFQ
- the bshC gene encoding bacillithiol biosynthesis cysteine-adding enzyme BshC gives rise to the protein MKVTQIPFKNTGFFSKTMLDYLEQKETIKPFYNNFPDITGFHNQIEEKQKSYRLQSRLTLVNALENQYKFLDSALNDNAVSEKTKENIALLKQQNTFTITTGHQLNLFTGPLYFLYKIISAINLAEELSEKFTDKNFVPIYWMATEDHDFDEINYFNFEGKKVLWNRKDGGAVGRFSTEGLETVFEVFSNQLGNSKNAEQLKALFKKGYLEHNNLADATRFIANELFKEYGLVIIDGDDTTLKELFIPFVKDELEHETSFNEVSKTITKLEKEYKIQVNPREINLFYLSESSRERIVFEDGIYKVNNTEITFSKDEILKEVAKNPLAFSPNVIMRPLYQEVILPNLCYIGGGGEMAYWFELKNYFKKVTIPFPILLLRNSVQVISTKQQKKLNNLNISHEELFLNQHKLLSKKVVENSDIKISFNDKINYLEEQFAELKQVAEKTDVSFIGAVKAQEVKQIKGLQNLEKRLLKAEKRRQNDLVKRITALQNQILPNQSLEERQRNFSEYYLEYGEDFIDALKKSLKPLKLEFTILEI